In a single window of the Zea mays cultivar B73 chromosome 5, Zm-B73-REFERENCE-NAM-5.0, whole genome shotgun sequence genome:
- the LOC100275168 gene encoding Dof zinc finger protein 2-like: MEEMLMAGNANLNQNPNPPPAAPSAPGAQRAGAPAAVAAAPPSAGATGGAGPERRARPQKEKALNCPRCNSTNTKFCYYNNYSLQQPRYFCKTCRRYWTEGGSLRNVPVGGGSRKNKRSSSAVSSAAAAAAASTSAAMSGTVPVGLAAKNPKLMHEGAHDLNLAFPHHNGRALQPPEFPAFPSLESSSVCNPGAAMLGNGAAGRGMGALSGLELLRSTGCYVPLQHFQLGMPAEYAAAGFSLGEFRVPPPPQSQSVFGFSLDTHGTGGVGGAGGYSAGLQESAAGRMLFPFEDLKPAVSAAGGGASNGADHHHYEHSKDQAAGDGGGASGVTGGHEAPAGFWSNSMIGNGSSNGGGGSW, encoded by the coding sequence ATGGAGGAGATGCTCATGGCTGGAAACGCAAATCTAAACCAGAATCCAAACCCACCGCCGGCTGCGCCCTCGGCTCCCGGCGCCCAGAGGGCAGGCGCTCCCGCCGCGGTTGCGGCAGCGCCGCCTAGCGCTGGCGCGACCGGAGGAGCGGGGCCGGAGCGGCGGGCGCGGCCGCAGAAGGAGAAGGCGCTCAACTGCCCGCGGTGCAACTCCACCAATACCAAGTTCTGCTATTACAACAACTATAGCCTCCAGCAGCCGCGCTACTTCTGCAAGACGTGCCGTCGCTACTGGACCGAGGGCGGCTCGCTCCGCAACGTTCCGGTGGGCGGCGGCTCCAGGAAGAACAAGCGCTCGTCCTCGGCCGTGTCGTCGGCGGCtgcggccgccgccgcctccacctccgcggcTATGTCTGGCACGGTCCCCGTGGGGCTCGCGGCCAAGAACCCCAAGTTGATGCACGAGGGCGCGCACGACCTCAACCTGGCGTTCCCTCACCACAACGGCCGCGCTCTGCAGCCACCGGAGTTCCCGGCGTTCCCGAGCCTGGAGAGCAGCAGCGTGTGCAACCCCGGAGCTGCCATGCTGGGCAACGGCGCCGCCGGCAGGGGCATGGGCGCGCTCTCGGGTTTGGAGCTGCTGAGGAGCACGGGCTGCTACGTCCCACTGCAGCACTTTCAGCTAGGGATGCCCGCGGAGTACGCAGCCGCGGGATTCTCGCTGGGCGAGTTCCGCGTTCCGCCGCCGCCGCAGTCTCAGAGTGTGTTCGGGTTCTCCCTGGACACGCACGGCACGGGGGGAGTTGGCGGCGCCGGGGGTTACAGTGCCGGGCTGCAGGAGAGCGCGGCTGGCAGGATGCTCTTCCCCTTCGAGGACTTGAAGCCGGCAGTGAGCGCTGCTGGCGGCGGCGCGAGCAACGGAGCTGATCATCATCACTACGAGCACAGCAAAGATCAAGCAGCAGGCGACGGCGGCGGAGCCAGCGGCGTCACCGGCGGCCACGAGGCTCCAGCAGGATTCTGGAGCAATAGCATGATCGGGAATGGCAGCAGCAATGGTGGCGGAGGCTCTTGGTAA
- the LOC100275168 gene encoding dof zinc finger protein 2-like isoform X2 → MDAAQWHQGLGLGKPMEEMLMAGNANLNQNPNPPPAAPSAPGAQRAGAPAAVAAAPPSAGATGGAGPERRARPQKEKALNCPRCNSTNTKFCYYNNYSLQQPRYFCKTCRRYWTEGGSLRNVPVGGGSRKNKRSSSAVSSAAAAAAASTSAAMSGTVPVGLAAKNPKLMHEGAHDLNLAFPHHNGRALQPPEFPAFPSLESSSVCNPGAAMLGNGAAGRGMGALSGLELLRSTGCYVPLQHFQLGMPAEYAAAGFSLGEFRVPPPPQSQSVFGFSLDTHGTGGVGGAGGYSAGLQESAAGRMLFPFEDLKPAVSAAGGGASNGADHHHYEHSKDQAAGDGGGASGVTGGHEAPAGFWSNSMIGNGSSNGGGGSW, encoded by the exons ATGGATGCGGCGCAGTGGCATCAG GGGCTAGGGCTAGGGAAGCCCATGGAGGAGATGCTCATGGCTGGAAACGCAAATCTAAACCAGAATCCAAACCCACCGCCGGCTGCGCCCTCGGCTCCCGGCGCCCAGAGGGCAGGCGCTCCCGCCGCGGTTGCGGCAGCGCCGCCTAGCGCTGGCGCGACCGGAGGAGCGGGGCCGGAGCGGCGGGCGCGGCCGCAGAAGGAGAAGGCGCTCAACTGCCCGCGGTGCAACTCCACCAATACCAAGTTCTGCTATTACAACAACTATAGCCTCCAGCAGCCGCGCTACTTCTGCAAGACGTGCCGTCGCTACTGGACCGAGGGCGGCTCGCTCCGCAACGTTCCGGTGGGCGGCGGCTCCAGGAAGAACAAGCGCTCGTCCTCGGCCGTGTCGTCGGCGGCtgcggccgccgccgcctccacctccgcggcTATGTCTGGCACGGTCCCCGTGGGGCTCGCGGCCAAGAACCCCAAGTTGATGCACGAGGGCGCGCACGACCTCAACCTGGCGTTCCCTCACCACAACGGCCGCGCTCTGCAGCCACCGGAGTTCCCGGCGTTCCCGAGCCTGGAGAGCAGCAGCGTGTGCAACCCCGGAGCTGCCATGCTGGGCAACGGCGCCGCCGGCAGGGGCATGGGCGCGCTCTCGGGTTTGGAGCTGCTGAGGAGCACGGGCTGCTACGTCCCACTGCAGCACTTTCAGCTAGGGATGCCCGCGGAGTACGCAGCCGCGGGATTCTCGCTGGGCGAGTTCCGCGTTCCGCCGCCGCCGCAGTCTCAGAGTGTGTTCGGGTTCTCCCTGGACACGCACGGCACGGGGGGAGTTGGCGGCGCCGGGGGTTACAGTGCCGGGCTGCAGGAGAGCGCGGCTGGCAGGATGCTCTTCCCCTTCGAGGACTTGAAGCCGGCAGTGAGCGCTGCTGGCGGCGGCGCGAGCAACGGAGCTGATCATCATCACTACGAGCACAGCAAAGATCAAGCAGCAGGCGACGGCGGCGGAGCCAGCGGCGTCACCGGCGGCCACGAGGCTCCAGCAGGATTCTGGAGCAATAGCATGATCGGGAATGGCAGCAGCAATGGTGGCGGAGGCTCTTGGTAA
- the LOC100275168 gene encoding dof zinc finger protein 2-like isoform X1, which produces MQPYKSTSKGLGLGKPMEEMLMAGNANLNQNPNPPPAAPSAPGAQRAGAPAAVAAAPPSAGATGGAGPERRARPQKEKALNCPRCNSTNTKFCYYNNYSLQQPRYFCKTCRRYWTEGGSLRNVPVGGGSRKNKRSSSAVSSAAAAAAASTSAAMSGTVPVGLAAKNPKLMHEGAHDLNLAFPHHNGRALQPPEFPAFPSLESSSVCNPGAAMLGNGAAGRGMGALSGLELLRSTGCYVPLQHFQLGMPAEYAAAGFSLGEFRVPPPPQSQSVFGFSLDTHGTGGVGGAGGYSAGLQESAAGRMLFPFEDLKPAVSAAGGGASNGADHHHYEHSKDQAAGDGGGASGVTGGHEAPAGFWSNSMIGNGSSNGGGGSW; this is translated from the exons ATGCAACCCTACAAGAGCACAAGCAAA GGGCTAGGGCTAGGGAAGCCCATGGAGGAGATGCTCATGGCTGGAAACGCAAATCTAAACCAGAATCCAAACCCACCGCCGGCTGCGCCCTCGGCTCCCGGCGCCCAGAGGGCAGGCGCTCCCGCCGCGGTTGCGGCAGCGCCGCCTAGCGCTGGCGCGACCGGAGGAGCGGGGCCGGAGCGGCGGGCGCGGCCGCAGAAGGAGAAGGCGCTCAACTGCCCGCGGTGCAACTCCACCAATACCAAGTTCTGCTATTACAACAACTATAGCCTCCAGCAGCCGCGCTACTTCTGCAAGACGTGCCGTCGCTACTGGACCGAGGGCGGCTCGCTCCGCAACGTTCCGGTGGGCGGCGGCTCCAGGAAGAACAAGCGCTCGTCCTCGGCCGTGTCGTCGGCGGCtgcggccgccgccgcctccacctccgcggcTATGTCTGGCACGGTCCCCGTGGGGCTCGCGGCCAAGAACCCCAAGTTGATGCACGAGGGCGCGCACGACCTCAACCTGGCGTTCCCTCACCACAACGGCCGCGCTCTGCAGCCACCGGAGTTCCCGGCGTTCCCGAGCCTGGAGAGCAGCAGCGTGTGCAACCCCGGAGCTGCCATGCTGGGCAACGGCGCCGCCGGCAGGGGCATGGGCGCGCTCTCGGGTTTGGAGCTGCTGAGGAGCACGGGCTGCTACGTCCCACTGCAGCACTTTCAGCTAGGGATGCCCGCGGAGTACGCAGCCGCGGGATTCTCGCTGGGCGAGTTCCGCGTTCCGCCGCCGCCGCAGTCTCAGAGTGTGTTCGGGTTCTCCCTGGACACGCACGGCACGGGGGGAGTTGGCGGCGCCGGGGGTTACAGTGCCGGGCTGCAGGAGAGCGCGGCTGGCAGGATGCTCTTCCCCTTCGAGGACTTGAAGCCGGCAGTGAGCGCTGCTGGCGGCGGCGCGAGCAACGGAGCTGATCATCATCACTACGAGCACAGCAAAGATCAAGCAGCAGGCGACGGCGGCGGAGCCAGCGGCGTCACCGGCGGCCACGAGGCTCCAGCAGGATTCTGGAGCAATAGCATGATCGGGAATGGCAGCAGCAATGGTGGCGGAGGCTCTTGGTAA